Proteins encoded by one window of Streptococcus sanguinis:
- the asp5 gene encoding accessory Sec system protein Asp5: MQTILITFTIVVALILILLVSLLPRENQQFYRETNTSIGKSGYWETHLAKKILVLLASVALIILMIFFMIQSL, encoded by the coding sequence ATGCAAACAATATTGATTACATTTACCATTGTAGTAGCCCTTATCTTGATTTTGCTGGTTAGTCTGCTTCCTAGAGAAAACCAGCAATTTTATAGAGAAACTAATACATCGATTGGCAAGTCAGGCTACTGGGAAACCCACCTCGCAAAGAAAATCCTCGTTCTTTTGGCAAGCGTTGCCTTGATTATTCTCATGATTTTTTTTATGATTCAATCCCTCTAG
- the gtfB gene encoding accessory Sec system glycosylation chaperone GtfB, with amino-acid sequence MIQLFDYYNQETQDLHDSLLAAGYDCPTIVIEANGFLPDDMISPYTYFLGDEEGADHPLFFNQVPVPPFWEITGDYQAARVSDMGEERARIHYASQAKGRLVKQVDWLDKKGQRRLSERYNKQGRCFAKTAYKSGQEAFNTTYYSTDGQERIVENHATGDIILTLDQEPMRMFKSRVDFIRFFLERLDFDLDHILFNSLAYSFLVSHSLTGRAGQDILFWQEPLYDELPGNMQLILENSQLRTQTIVIPDLATYEKAKSLAATDQQQKFLHLGYHYDFKRDNYLRKDALILTHSDQIEGLETLVQSLPQLVFRIAALTEMSPKLLSMLSYKNVVLYQNASLKQIEQLYLESDIYLDINHGGQVLQAVRKAFENNLLILGFEQTLHDRHYIAQQHIFDSSQPAQLASTLEEALSGVEQMRSALQAQGRHANDVPVSLYQETLQSLLGGQHG; translated from the coding sequence ATGATTCAGCTCTTTGATTATTACAATCAGGAAACACAGGATCTGCATGATTCCCTCCTTGCAGCTGGCTATGACTGTCCGACCATTGTCATTGAGGCCAATGGCTTTCTGCCGGACGACATGATTTCCCCCTATACTTATTTTTTAGGGGATGAAGAGGGAGCAGACCACCCGCTCTTTTTCAATCAAGTACCAGTGCCACCTTTCTGGGAAATCACAGGCGATTATCAGGCGGCGCGTGTCAGTGACATGGGAGAAGAAAGAGCACGGATTCACTATGCAAGTCAGGCCAAGGGTCGCTTGGTCAAACAGGTGGATTGGCTGGATAAAAAAGGCCAGCGGCGACTGAGTGAGCGCTATAATAAGCAAGGCCGCTGCTTTGCCAAAACAGCCTATAAATCAGGCCAGGAGGCTTTCAACACAACCTACTATAGCACAGACGGTCAGGAGCGCATCGTGGAAAATCATGCCACTGGTGACATCATCCTGACTCTGGACCAAGAGCCGATGCGGATGTTCAAAAGCCGAGTGGATTTTATCCGTTTCTTTTTAGAGCGGCTAGACTTTGACTTGGATCACATTCTCTTTAATTCGCTGGCTTATTCTTTCCTGGTTTCCCACAGCTTGACAGGCCGAGCTGGGCAGGATATTCTTTTCTGGCAGGAACCTCTGTATGACGAGCTTCCGGGCAATATGCAGCTGATTCTGGAAAATAGCCAGCTGCGGACGCAGACCATTGTCATTCCAGATTTAGCAACTTATGAAAAGGCCAAGAGTCTGGCAGCGACTGACCAGCAGCAGAAGTTCCTGCATCTGGGCTATCATTATGACTTCAAGCGGGACAACTACCTACGAAAAGATGCCTTAATCTTGACCCATTCGGATCAGATTGAAGGCTTAGAGACCTTGGTTCAGTCCCTACCACAGCTAGTCTTTCGCATTGCTGCCCTTACGGAAATGTCACCTAAACTCTTGTCTATGCTGTCCTATAAAAATGTCGTCCTTTATCAAAATGCCAGTCTCAAGCAGATCGAGCAGCTCTACTTGGAATCGGACATTTATCTGGACATCAATCACGGAGGTCAGGTCCTGCAGGCAGTTCGCAAGGCTTTTGAGAACAATCTCTTGATTCTAGGCTTTGAGCAGACCCTGCATGACAGGCACTACATTGCCCAACAGCATATTTTCGACAGCAGCCAGCCAGCTCAACTGGCATCAACTTTGGAAGAAGCCTTATCTGGTGTTGAGCAGATGCGGTCGGCCTTGCAAGCTCAAGGTCGACATGCCAATGATGTACCCGTCAGTCTTTATCAGGAGACTCTCCAAAGCTTGTTAGGAGGTCAGCATGGCTAA
- a CDS encoding LrgB family protein, with protein MSDLWSNPLFGLALSILAYLFGLLIFRRFPHPLTTPLLIAAVLVIAFLKLSGISYKDYYVGGSYLNNLIVPSTVALGIPLYKTFHLMKHHARSILIGTFAAVVVNTSFTALLAKFFGMDFFLAVSLFPKSVTTAMAVGITDKLQGLATVTLVVVVATGILTSVLGPTLLKLLKITDPVAIGLALGGTGHAVGTGTAFKYGQVAGAMAGLAIGVTGLMYVLVSPIVAAIILK; from the coding sequence ATGTCTGATTTATGGAGCAACCCTCTCTTTGGCCTTGCCTTGTCTATCTTGGCCTATCTGTTCGGTCTATTGATTTTTCGGAGATTTCCTCATCCTTTGACAACTCCTTTGCTGATTGCAGCAGTTTTGGTTATTGCTTTTTTGAAACTATCTGGTATTTCCTACAAGGATTACTATGTCGGCGGCTCCTATTTAAACAATCTAATCGTGCCATCTACGGTTGCTTTGGGGATTCCGCTTTACAAGACTTTTCATTTGATGAAGCATCATGCACGCAGTATTTTGATTGGGACCTTTGCGGCGGTTGTAGTCAATACCAGCTTCACTGCTCTACTGGCTAAGTTTTTCGGCATGGATTTCTTTCTGGCTGTTTCTCTTTTTCCGAAATCTGTCACAACGGCCATGGCTGTCGGTATCACAGACAAGCTGCAAGGTCTTGCTACAGTGACATTAGTGGTGGTGGTTGCGACGGGCATTCTGACCAGTGTCTTAGGACCAACGCTTCTTAAGCTCTTAAAAATCACAGACCCGGTAGCTATTGGTCTAGCTTTAGGGGGAACAGGCCATGCGGTAGGAACGGGGACCGCCTTTAAATACGGTCAGGTCGCAGGAGCTATGGCAGGACTTGCGATTGGCGTGACGGGCCTCATGTACGTTCTGGTCAGCCCCATCGTGGCAGCGATTATTCTGAAGTAA
- the gtfA gene encoding accessory Sec system glycosyltransferase GtfA, with the protein MTVYNINLGIGWASSGVEYAQAYRAQLLRRIQQPAKFIFMDMILADNIQHLTENIGFLDEEVIWLYNYFTDIKIAPTTVTLDQVLAQVAGQPERSEREGKIVRYFYPQDDQFITCYLRQEDQDFVEHVEYVSRGRLIRKDYFSYVRYASEYFAPHNDAATLYQRRFYHEDGSVAYDMLIEDGQEELYRFPDRIFYSKAELVRYFLQCLQLQADDVVILDRETGIGQVVFEESQKAKLGVVVHAEHFSENASSDDYILWNNFYDYQFTNADKVDFFIVATEAQKRILEQQFQHYSDKQPKIVTIPVGSLDQLTYPKEPRKPFSMITASRLATEKHIDWLVAATVQAHAQLPELTLDIYGKGGEEDKLRRKIEEAGAQDYIRLKGHADLSQIYAGYELYLTASTSEGFGLTLMEAVGSGLPLIGFDVRYGNQTFIDDGKNGYLLPVSSNQVEDQIIAAFVEKIIALFSQGRQQEMSQHSYQVAENYLTSRVEAAWSQLLKEVRDDSAL; encoded by the coding sequence ATGACAGTATATAACATCAACTTAGGCATCGGCTGGGCGAGCAGCGGTGTAGAATACGCCCAAGCTTATCGGGCCCAGCTTCTGCGCAGAATCCAGCAGCCGGCTAAGTTTATCTTTATGGATATGATTTTAGCGGATAATATTCAGCATCTGACGGAAAATATTGGTTTTCTGGATGAGGAAGTTATCTGGCTTTATAATTACTTTACTGATATCAAGATTGCACCGACGACGGTGACGCTGGATCAGGTGTTGGCTCAAGTCGCAGGTCAGCCGGAGCGCTCGGAGAGAGAGGGCAAGATTGTCCGTTATTTCTATCCGCAGGATGATCAGTTTATCACTTGCTATCTGCGACAGGAAGATCAGGACTTTGTGGAGCATGTGGAGTATGTCTCGCGGGGGAGATTGATTCGCAAGGATTATTTCTCCTATGTCCGCTATGCCAGCGAGTACTTTGCACCCCACAATGACGCTGCAACCCTCTACCAGCGCCGTTTCTACCATGAAGACGGCAGTGTTGCCTATGACATGCTGATAGAGGATGGTCAAGAAGAGCTCTATCGTTTTCCAGACCGGATTTTCTATTCCAAGGCTGAGCTGGTTCGTTATTTTCTCCAGTGTTTGCAGCTGCAGGCGGATGATGTGGTCATCTTGGATAGGGAGACAGGGATTGGTCAGGTTGTCTTTGAAGAGAGCCAGAAGGCTAAGCTGGGAGTAGTGGTCCATGCGGAGCATTTCAGTGAAAATGCCAGTAGCGACGACTACATTCTCTGGAACAATTTCTATGACTACCAGTTTACCAATGCAGACAAGGTGGACTTCTTCATCGTGGCAACAGAGGCTCAGAAAAGGATTCTAGAGCAGCAGTTCCAGCATTACTCGGACAAGCAGCCCAAGATTGTTACCATACCGGTAGGGAGCCTGGACCAGCTGACTTATCCCAAAGAGCCTCGCAAGCCTTTCTCTATGATCACGGCTTCGCGTCTCGCTACGGAAAAACATATTGATTGGCTAGTGGCAGCAACTGTCCAAGCCCATGCCCAGTTGCCTGAGCTGACTCTGGATATTTACGGTAAGGGGGGCGAAGAGGACAAGCTGCGTCGCAAGATTGAGGAAGCAGGAGCTCAGGACTATATTCGGCTCAAAGGGCACGCAGATTTGAGTCAGATTTATGCAGGCTATGAGCTTTATCTGACAGCTTCAACCAGTGAAGGCTTTGGTTTGACTCTCATGGAAGCGGTCGGATCAGGTCTGCCTCTCATCGGCTTTGATGTCCGCTATGGCAATCAGACTTTTATCGATGATGGTAAAAATGGCTATCTGCTGCCGGTCAGTTCCAATCAGGTCGAGGACCAGATTATTGCTGCTTTTGTGGAGAAAATAATAGCTCTCTTTAGCCAAGGACGCCAGCAGGAGATGAGCCAACACTCTTATCAAGTGGCCGAGAATTATTTGACCAGCCGGGTTGAAGCGGCTTGGTCCCAGCTTTTAAAGGAGGTCAGAGATGATTCAGCTCTTTGA
- the secA2 gene encoding accessory Sec system translocase SecA2 has protein sequence MIKNHFQIQRLKKILAKVKSFESEMAGLSDAELRKKTQEFKEKLAAGETLDDLLPEAYAVVREADKRVLGMFPYDVQVMGAIVLHEGNVAEMATGEGKTLTATMPLYLNALSGQGAMLVTTNTYLALRDAQEMGQVYRFLGLTIEAAVVADETENLTPKQKRLIYQADIVYTTNSALGFDYLIENLAENKDSQYLSPFNYVIIDEIDSILLDSAQVPLVISGAPRVQSNFYSIMDTFITTLKEDEDYHYDDEKNEVWLTSKGILAAESFLDLEHLFSKENQELVRHLNLALRAHKLYKKDKDYVVRQGDKEAEVVLLDRATGRLLEMTRLQGGQHQAIEAKEHVKLTEETRAMASITYQNLFRLFRKISGMTGTGKVVESEFMETYSMSVIKIPTNQPVIRQDLPDQLYQTLPEKVFASLDEVKHYHAQGNPLLIFTGSVEMSEIYSSLLLREGIAHNLLNANNAAREAQIIAESGQKGAVTVATSMAGRGTDIKLGPGVADLGGLVVIGTERMENQRIDLQIRGRSGRQGDPGISKFFISLEDDLLRKWGPDWLKKFYKDYSTEEVQQHPVHLGQRRFRRLVAKAQRASESSAKMSRRMTLEYAQCMKIQREITYAERNRLIQAEERIDEEISRVLSQVIHQAAYEQSYETRADLYRFILDHFSYHAERIPYDFDIYSPEKIAELLQDIAEQELQAKKDYLKSDKLFTHFQRVSVLKAIDENWVEQVDYLQQLKTALSGQHFSMKNPLVEYYQEAYDGFEYMKERMKQQIVKNLLMSELALNPKGEVIMYFP, from the coding sequence ATGATTAAAAATCATTTTCAAATTCAGCGCTTAAAGAAAATCTTAGCCAAAGTCAAGAGCTTTGAGTCAGAAATGGCTGGCCTGTCAGACGCTGAGCTGCGGAAGAAAACTCAGGAATTTAAGGAGAAATTGGCCGCAGGTGAGACTTTAGACGACCTGCTGCCGGAGGCTTATGCTGTGGTGCGGGAAGCGGACAAGCGGGTGCTGGGCATGTTCCCCTACGATGTTCAGGTCATGGGGGCGATTGTTCTCCATGAAGGCAATGTCGCTGAGATGGCTACAGGCGAGGGTAAGACCCTGACGGCTACCATGCCGCTCTATCTCAATGCCCTGTCTGGTCAAGGAGCTATGTTGGTGACCACCAATACCTATCTGGCTCTGCGGGATGCTCAGGAAATGGGGCAGGTCTATCGTTTTCTGGGGCTGACTATTGAGGCTGCGGTGGTAGCAGATGAGACTGAAAATCTGACGCCCAAGCAGAAGCGGCTGATTTACCAGGCGGATATTGTCTATACGACCAATAGTGCCTTGGGCTTTGACTATCTGATTGAGAATCTTGCAGAGAATAAGGATAGCCAATATCTTAGTCCTTTCAACTATGTCATCATAGACGAGATTGACTCCATCCTCTTAGACAGCGCTCAGGTGCCTTTGGTTATCTCTGGTGCTCCTCGGGTTCAGTCAAACTTCTATAGTATCATGGATACCTTCATTACGACTTTGAAAGAAGACGAGGACTACCACTACGATGACGAGAAGAATGAAGTCTGGCTGACATCAAAAGGTATTTTAGCGGCAGAGTCTTTTCTTGACTTGGAGCATCTTTTTTCCAAGGAAAATCAAGAGTTGGTCCGCCATCTCAATCTAGCCTTGCGGGCTCATAAACTCTATAAGAAGGACAAGGACTATGTTGTCCGCCAGGGTGACAAAGAAGCAGAAGTTGTACTTCTGGACCGCGCAACCGGCCGTCTGCTGGAAATGACCCGGCTTCAGGGAGGCCAGCACCAGGCCATTGAGGCCAAGGAGCATGTCAAGCTGACGGAGGAAACGCGGGCCATGGCTTCCATCACCTATCAGAATCTCTTCCGGCTCTTCCGGAAAATCTCTGGTATGACTGGGACTGGCAAGGTGGTTGAGAGCGAATTTATGGAGACTTACTCCATGTCTGTCATCAAGATTCCGACCAACCAGCCAGTTATTCGACAGGATTTGCCAGACCAGCTTTACCAAACCCTGCCAGAAAAAGTCTTTGCTTCTCTGGACGAGGTCAAGCACTACCATGCTCAAGGCAATCCACTCTTGATTTTCACCGGCTCAGTGGAGATGTCAGAGATTTACTCTTCCCTACTGCTGAGAGAAGGCATCGCCCACAATCTGCTCAATGCCAACAATGCGGCGCGTGAGGCGCAGATCATCGCAGAGTCTGGGCAGAAAGGTGCTGTGACGGTGGCTACATCCATGGCCGGCCGCGGTACGGATATAAAGTTGGGACCGGGTGTCGCTGATTTGGGTGGTCTCGTGGTGATTGGTACTGAGCGGATGGAGAACCAGCGGATTGACCTACAGATTCGTGGCCGTTCAGGCCGCCAAGGTGATCCGGGGATTAGTAAGTTTTTCATCTCGCTAGAGGATGATCTGCTCAGGAAGTGGGGGCCAGATTGGCTCAAGAAGTTCTATAAGGACTACTCAACTGAAGAAGTTCAGCAGCATCCAGTCCACCTGGGACAGCGCCGCTTTAGACGCTTAGTAGCTAAGGCCCAGAGAGCGAGCGAAAGCAGTGCCAAGATGTCCCGTCGGATGACGCTGGAATATGCCCAGTGTATGAAGATTCAGCGGGAGATTACCTATGCTGAGCGCAATCGCTTGATTCAAGCTGAAGAGCGGATTGATGAAGAAATCAGCCGTGTCCTCAGTCAGGTCATTCATCAGGCGGCCTATGAGCAGTCCTATGAGACGCGAGCTGACCTCTATCGCTTTATTTTAGACCATTTCAGCTATCATGCTGAGCGTATTCCTTATGATTTCGATATTTATTCGCCGGAGAAAATTGCAGAGCTCTTGCAGGATATTGCCGAGCAGGAATTGCAGGCAAAGAAAGACTATCTCAAGTCTGACAAGCTCTTTACCCATTTTCAACGGGTGTCCGTTCTCAAGGCTATTGATGAGAACTGGGTCGAGCAGGTGGACTATCTGCAGCAGCTCAAGACAGCCTTGAGCGGTCAGCATTTCTCTATGAAAAACCCTCTGGTAGAATACTACCAGGAGGCTTACGATGGCTTTGAATATATGAAGGAGCGCATGAAACAGCAGATTGTCAAGAATCTTTTGATGAGTGAATTGGCACTCAACCCTAAAGGAGAAGTCATCATGTACTTCCCGTAA
- a CDS encoding DNA polymerase III subunit alpha gives MVIQLDTKTVYSFMDSLIPIKKYVQKAKELGYSHLGMMDVDNLYGAYHFLEEAESAGLQPLLGLELSLIKAEQELHLRLLALDSQGYRNLMKVSTLKMMGQKNWEDFQHLFKGLAVIVPAFDGVADLDLGLDFYVGVFPATPKQEFGRPTLPLHTVRYFDTGDLETLQMLRAIRENASLREIGSLPNHEFLLGPDALAGAFKETFPESLANLEKLVRHVHYDINRELKLPRFNRERPAVEELRERSEAGLKKRGLTGKLYQERLDQELDVIHQMGFDDYFLIVWDLLRFGRSQGYYMGMGRGSAVGSLVAYALEITGIDPVKNNLLFERFLNLERYTMPDIDIDIPDVYRPEFIRYVRDRYGSMHAAQIVTYSTFGAKQAIRDVFKRFGLPEYELTNITKKIRFGDSLTSAYEKNMAFRQIINSKLEYQKAFDIAKKIEGHPRQTSIHAAGVVMSDNDLTDQIPLKYGEDMYITQYDAHGVESNGLLKMDFLGLRNLTFVQRMKEATLKKYEVDIEIAEIDLEDAGTLKLFAAGQTKGIFQFEQPGAISLLKRVQPVCFEEVVATTSLNRPGASDYIDNFVKRKHGLEQVELIDDSLADILAPTYGIMLYQEQVMQVAQRFGGFSLGKADILRRAMGKKNAAEMHRMQEDFVAGALKLGHSESKAKEVFAIMEKFAGYGFNRSHAYAYSALAFQLAFFKAHYPDVFFDVMLNYSSSDYITDALSFDFETAPLSINNIPYHDKFQDKKIFLGLKNIKGLPRDLAYWIIEERQNAAFTGVEDFILRLPQNYHKIPLLTPLIQLGLFDSFEKNRQKILANLPNLFVFADELGSLFADTTYSWTEAQDFSDAEKFELEQSIIGVGLSDHPLVKLAKEADQPFSWISELTENSRARILAEVQSIKTIRTKKGENMAFLQVSDTKKKLDVTLFPDTYRQLGDRIKEKGIYYLTGKVQERDGRLQLVLSDIEETTTERFWIKLAGHEHDREISQILQKYPGNIPVVLRYEDEKRTMSAPHFRVEKSEQLQEELKNYTMKTIFR, from the coding sequence GTGGTGATACAACTTGATACCAAAACTGTTTACAGTTTTATGGATAGCTTGATCCCGATAAAGAAATATGTGCAGAAAGCCAAGGAGTTAGGATACAGTCATCTGGGCATGATGGATGTGGACAATCTCTATGGGGCTTATCATTTCTTAGAGGAAGCCGAATCTGCGGGACTACAGCCGCTTTTAGGATTGGAGCTGAGTCTGATCAAGGCAGAGCAGGAACTTCATCTCCGTCTGCTGGCCTTAGACAGTCAGGGCTATCGCAATCTGATGAAAGTCTCGACTCTCAAGATGATGGGACAAAAAAACTGGGAGGATTTCCAGCATCTCTTTAAGGGATTGGCTGTGATTGTTCCTGCTTTTGACGGAGTAGCAGATCTGGATTTGGGGTTGGATTTTTATGTTGGTGTCTTTCCAGCAACGCCCAAGCAGGAGTTCGGTCGGCCAACCCTGCCCCTGCATACCGTCCGATATTTTGACACGGGGGATTTGGAAACCTTGCAGATGCTCCGGGCTATTCGAGAAAATGCCAGCCTGCGGGAGATTGGCAGCCTTCCCAATCATGAGTTTTTGCTGGGACCAGATGCTCTGGCAGGAGCTTTTAAGGAAACTTTCCCAGAGAGTTTGGCTAATCTTGAGAAGCTAGTCCGTCATGTTCACTATGATATCAATAGGGAGCTGAAACTGCCCCGCTTTAATCGGGAGCGACCAGCCGTGGAAGAGTTGCGGGAGCGCTCCGAAGCTGGCTTGAAAAAACGCGGTTTAACAGGTAAACTTTATCAGGAACGGCTGGATCAGGAGCTGGATGTCATTCATCAGATGGGCTTTGATGATTATTTCCTCATTGTCTGGGATTTGCTGCGCTTTGGTCGCAGTCAGGGTTATTATATGGGCATGGGCCGAGGATCTGCTGTTGGCAGTCTGGTGGCCTATGCTTTGGAGATTACTGGGATTGACCCAGTCAAGAATAACCTACTCTTTGAGCGCTTTCTAAATCTAGAGCGCTATACAATGCCCGATATTGATATCGATATTCCTGATGTTTACCGGCCAGAGTTTATCCGTTATGTTCGGGATCGCTATGGCAGCATGCATGCGGCTCAGATTGTAACCTACTCGACTTTCGGAGCCAAGCAGGCCATTCGCGATGTTTTCAAGCGCTTCGGTCTGCCAGAGTATGAGCTGACCAATATTACCAAGAAAATCCGCTTTGGCGATAGTCTGACCTCTGCTTATGAGAAAAACATGGCCTTTCGTCAGATTATCAACAGCAAGCTGGAATATCAAAAGGCCTTTGATATTGCTAAAAAAATCGAAGGTCATCCCCGTCAGACTTCTATCCACGCAGCCGGCGTTGTGATGAGCGACAATGACCTGACAGACCAGATACCGCTCAAATACGGTGAGGACATGTATATCACCCAATATGATGCCCACGGTGTGGAGAGCAATGGACTGCTCAAGATGGATTTTCTGGGCTTGCGCAATCTGACCTTTGTTCAGCGGATGAAAGAAGCAACCCTGAAAAAATATGAGGTAGATATTGAGATTGCAGAGATTGACTTGGAGGATGCAGGCACTCTGAAACTCTTTGCGGCTGGCCAGACCAAGGGAATTTTCCAGTTTGAGCAGCCTGGCGCTATCAGCCTGCTCAAGCGGGTTCAGCCTGTTTGCTTTGAGGAAGTAGTGGCCACGACTTCTCTCAATCGTCCTGGAGCCAGTGATTACATCGACAATTTTGTCAAGAGAAAGCATGGGCTGGAGCAGGTGGAGCTGATTGATGACAGTTTGGCTGATATTCTAGCTCCGACTTACGGTATCATGCTCTACCAAGAGCAGGTTATGCAGGTAGCCCAGCGTTTTGGTGGCTTTAGTCTGGGGAAAGCCGATATTTTACGAAGAGCAATGGGTAAGAAAAATGCTGCTGAAATGCATCGCATGCAGGAGGACTTTGTTGCAGGTGCTCTCAAGCTAGGGCATTCGGAATCCAAAGCCAAGGAAGTCTTTGCTATTATGGAGAAGTTTGCTGGTTATGGCTTTAACCGCAGCCACGCCTATGCCTACTCAGCTCTGGCCTTTCAGTTGGCTTTCTTCAAGGCTCACTATCCAGATGTTTTCTTTGATGTCATGCTCAATTATTCTAGCAGTGACTATATCACCGATGCCCTGAGTTTTGACTTTGAAACAGCACCCCTTAGCATCAATAATATTCCCTACCATGATAAGTTTCAGGATAAAAAGATTTTTTTGGGTCTGAAAAATATCAAAGGCCTGCCTAGGGATTTGGCCTACTGGATTATCGAAGAGAGACAAAATGCCGCCTTTACTGGGGTGGAAGACTTTATTCTGCGTCTGCCTCAGAATTACCATAAAATTCCTCTGCTGACTCCTCTGATTCAGCTGGGGCTCTTTGACAGTTTTGAGAAAAATCGCCAAAAAATTCTAGCCAACCTGCCTAATCTATTTGTATTTGCGGATGAGTTGGGCAGTCTCTTTGCGGATACGACCTATTCTTGGACAGAGGCTCAGGATTTCAGCGATGCCGAAAAGTTTGAGCTGGAACAGAGCATTATCGGTGTGGGGCTTAGCGATCACCCCTTGGTTAAACTGGCCAAAGAAGCGGACCAGCCCTTTAGCTGGATTAGTGAGCTGACCGAAAATAGCAGAGCTAGGATTCTAGCTGAAGTCCAGTCTATTAAGACTATCCGGACCAAAAAGGGCGAGAATATGGCTTTCTTGCAGGTTTCAGATACTAAGAAAAAACTAGATGTTACTCTCTTTCCTGATACCTATCGCCAGCTGGGTGACCGTATTAAGGAGAAGGGGATTTACTACTTGACCGGCAAGGTGCAGGAACGGGATGGACGCTTACAGTTGGTCTTGTCAGATATCGAAGAAACCACTACAGAACGCTTCTGGATAAAGCTTGCGGGCCATGAACATGATCGGGAAATATCTCAGATTTTGCAGAAATACCCCGGCAATATTCCGGTCGTCCTACGTTATGAAGATGAGAAGCGAACCATGTCTGCACCGCATTTTCGAGTGGAGAAATCGGAGCAGCTGCAAGAGGAATTGAAGAATTATACTATGAAAACGATTTTTCGTTAA
- a CDS encoding CidA/LrgA family protein: MKLYVQLMIIFMISLVGEGISSVFQLPVPGSIIGLVLLFLALQFKLLRLRHISMVGNFLLANMTILFLPPAVGIMDKFQVIAPYLLPIILIVLGAIVLNVCVIAVVVQLIKTRFEGDYEEGDASNV; encoded by the coding sequence ATGAAATTATACGTTCAGTTGATGATTATTTTTATGATTTCCCTCGTTGGAGAAGGGATTTCAAGTGTTTTCCAACTGCCTGTTCCAGGTAGTATCATTGGTTTGGTCTTGCTGTTTTTGGCTCTGCAGTTTAAGCTCCTGCGCCTGCGTCATATCAGCATGGTTGGCAATTTTCTTTTGGCAAATATGACCATCCTTTTTCTGCCTCCTGCAGTTGGTATCATGGATAAATTTCAGGTCATTGCACCTTATCTGCTGCCGATTATTTTGATTGTTTTAGGAGCAATTGTGCTCAATGTCTGCGTGATTGCAGTTGTGGTGCAGCTGATTAAGACTCGTTTTGAAGGAGATTATGAGGAAGGAGACGCCAGCAATGTCTGA
- a CDS encoding ABC transporter ATP-binding protein, which yields MNQYPLVYLDHVHKNYGDAPALYDVSLNIQPGRIIGLLGPNGSGKTTIIKLINGLLQPTSGHIYLKGVKPSPETKRIVSYLPDTTYLSDSSKVIEAVKYFQDFYDNFDSAKAMQLLKDLHIDPQVRIGSLSKGNKEKMQLILVMSRHAELYILDEPIGGVDPAARDYILQTIIQNRTPQSSVIISTHLIADIEPILDEVILINQGQILLHENANQLRQQYNQSIDNLFRSQFRFY from the coding sequence ATGAATCAGTATCCTCTGGTCTATCTTGACCATGTCCATAAAAATTATGGCGACGCACCCGCCCTCTATGATGTGAGCTTAAACATCCAGCCTGGCAGAATTATCGGACTTCTAGGTCCTAATGGCAGCGGCAAGACAACTATTATTAAGCTTATCAATGGTCTCTTGCAGCCCACCTCTGGTCATATCTATCTAAAAGGAGTTAAACCTTCACCTGAGACCAAAAGAATCGTTTCCTATCTACCAGATACGACTTATCTAAGCGACAGCTCTAAAGTAATCGAAGCTGTAAAATATTTCCAAGATTTTTATGATAATTTTGACAGCGCGAAAGCCATGCAGCTTCTAAAGGATCTTCATATCGATCCTCAAGTGCGCATCGGAAGCCTTTCAAAAGGTAACAAGGAAAAAATGCAGCTCATTTTGGTCATGAGCCGCCATGCGGAACTGTATATCCTAGACGAGCCTATCGGTGGTGTGGATCCGGCTGCTCGTGACTATATCCTGCAGACCATCATTCAAAACCGCACACCTCAGTCTTCTGTCATCATTTCCACCCACCTGATTGCGGATATCGAGCCAATCTTGGATGAAGTAATCCTGATTAACCAAGGTCAGATTCTTTTGCATGAAAATGCTAATCAGCTGCGTCAACAGTACAATCAATCCATTGATAATCTCTTCCGCAGCCAGTTTCGCTTTTATTAG
- the asp4 gene encoding accessory Sec system protein Asp4, which yields MAKKDLFYKDIEGRLDELKQAKPKKEKASLGENLNKAFVIALGMMILIGLIFTLIGALRK from the coding sequence ATGGCTAAAAAAGATTTATTTTATAAGGATATTGAGGGACGGTTAGATGAGCTCAAGCAAGCCAAGCCCAAGAAAGAAAAGGCCAGCTTGGGAGAAAATCTCAACAAGGCCTTTGTCATCGCCTTGGGCATGATGATCTTGATTGGCTTGATTTTTACATTGATTGGAGCCTTGAGGAAATAA